In one window of Cryptococcus neoformans var. neoformans JEC21 chromosome 7 sequence DNA:
- a CDS encoding translation elongation factor, putative: MLRNALQSRLSSTLRTAELRAARPVAGPSVLAARTFVSKPLPSPRFRAAVLTPRRLPTRSYAAEAGGKFTRSKPHFNIGTIGHVDHGKTTLTAAITKHLAEQGGGKFMDYSQIDKAPEEKARGITISTAHVEYETPNRHYAHIDCPGHADYIKNMITGAAQLDGAIIVVSATDGQMPQTREHLLLARQVGIKKLVVFINKVDQVDDPEMLELVEMEMRELLGQYGFDGEETPIVMGSALAALEGRDPERGAQKIQELMEKADEWLDVPSRDLDKPFLMYVEDVFSISGRGTVVTGKVERGTITKGSEVEIVGLGAPVKTILTGIEMFHKELERGEAGDNMGALLRGIKREQVRRGQVLVQPGSIKSVKKFKAQIYILTKEEGGRYTPFMANYRPQLFIRTTDVTCALTFPEGTEGAHEKLVMPGDNVEMIGDLVHDIALEPGSRFTLREGGKTIGTGIVSEIYE; this comes from the exons ATGCTCAGAAACGCCCTTCAGAGTCGCCTTTCCTCCACTCTCCGAACCGCTGAGCTTAGGG CTGCCAGGCCCGTGGCTGGTCCCTCGGTCCTCGCTGCCAGGACATTCGTCTCAAAgccccttccctctcctcgtTTTCGAGCTGCTGTTTTGACGCCAAGACGTCTACCTACTCGTAGCTACGCTGCCGAAGCTGGTGGTAAATTCACTAGATCCAAACCTCATTTCAA CATCGGTACCATCGGCCATGTTGACCATGGTAAAACCACCCTTACCGCGGCCATCACTAAGCATTTGGCCGAGCAGGGTGGCGGTAAATTTATGGACTACAGCCAGATCGACAAAGCTCCTGAGGAGAAAGCTCGAGGTATCACCATTAGCACTGCC CATGTCGAATACGAGACCCCCAACAGGCACTATGCGCATATCGACTGTCCTGGTCATGCCGATT ACATCAAAAACATGATTACCGGTGCCGCTCAACTTGACGGTGCTATTATTGTCGTCTCTGCTACTGATGGTCAAATGCCTCAGACCCGTgagcatcttcttcttgcccgtCAAGTTGGCATCAAGAAGTTGGTTGTCTTTATCAACAAGGTCGACCAGGTGGATGACCCCGAAATGCTCGAGTTGGTTGAGATGGAAATGAGAGAATTGCTAGGCCAGTACGGTTTCGATGGAGAGGAGACTCCTATCGTCATGGGATCCGCTCTTGCTGCTCTCGAAGGCCGCGACCCTGAGCGAGGCGCGCAAAAGATTCAGGAGCTCATGGAGAAGGCTGATGAATGGCTTGACGTCCCCTCTC GGGACCTCGACAAGCCTTTCTTGATGTATGTTGAGGACGTATTCTCTATCTCTGGCCGAGGCACCGTTGTTACCGGGAAAGTTGAGCGTGGTACAATCACCAAGGGTTCCGAAGTCGAAATCGTTGGCCTCGGTGCGCCTGTCAAAACTATTCTCACTGGCATTG AAATGTTCCACAAGGAGCTTGAACGTGGTGAAGCTGGTGACAACATGGGTGCCCTTCTTCGTGGTATCAAACGAGAGCAGGTCCGACGAGGTCAAGTTTTGGTACAACCTGGCTCTATCAAGAGTGTTAAGAAGTTCAAGGCGCAAATTTAT ATCCTtaccaaggaggaaggtggtcGTTACACCCCTTTCATGGCTAACTACCGACCTCAGCTCTTCATCCGTACTACCGACGTAACTTGTGCCCTCACTTTCCCGGAGGGTACCGAGGGCGCTCATGAGAAGCTCGTCATGCCTGGTGACAATGTTGAGATGATTGGTGACCTTGTGCATGACATCGCCCTTGAGCCCGGATCGCGTTTTACATTGCGAGAAGGCGGTAAGACTATTGGCACTGGTATTGTTTCAGAGATCTATGAATAA
- a CDS encoding inositol-1(or 4)-monophosphatase, putative, whose protein sequence is MEYSEIFDFAYGLAEKASKIILDASAKRWISTADLNEKKNSVDLVTETDELVERMIKSAVAKKYPQHKFIGEESYAAGDRPPLTDEFTWIVDPIDGTMNFVHSYPFVACSIGVAHKSRPVIGVIALPFLNQIFSARLGGGAYMNRDIPLPLTGGIPQPLSDLSRCMIGAEWGSDRGLSTFKHKASSFTKLAGDPSKGVDGGVMVHALRTTGSTACNAVAVAAGQLDIYWDAGCYPWDVCAAAIILNETGGFFAGGKDSLDAPVGRIMMGRRYIFVRAVPATESESSSQIQHRLARELYDVVEEWTNEDMMD, encoded by the exons ATGGAATACTCAGAAATATTCGATTTCGCCTATGGTCTTGCCGAAAAG GCAAGCAAAATAATTCTAGACGCCTCTGCCAAGCGATGGATATCGACTGCCGACCTTAACGAGAAGAAAAATTCTGTTGAT CTTGTTACTGAGACCGACGAGCTGGTGGAGCGAATGATCAAATCAGCTGTAGCAAAAAAGTATCCACAGCATAAATT CATCGGCGAAGAATCATACGCTGCTGGTGACCGTCCCCCCCTCACCGACGAATTCACTTGGATTGTTGACCCAATTGAC GGTACTATGAA TTTTGTACATTCATA TCCTTTCGTTGCCTGCTCCATTGGCGTGGCACACAAGTCAAGACCGGTCATAGGGGTCATTGCTCTACCTTTTTTGAATCAGATC TTCTCGGCACGGCTTGGGGGAGGAGCATATATGAACCGCGacattcctcttcctctcactGGCGGCATTCCTCAACCCCTTTCTGATTTATCTCGATGTATGATCGGAGCCGAAT GGGGATCCGATCGTGGACTATCGACCTTCAAACATAAAGCGTCTTCCTTTACAAAGCTTGCAGGCGATCCTAGTAAAGGCGTTGATGGAGGTGTAATGGTGCATGCTTTGCGAA CTACCGGATCTACCGCTTGTAATGCTGTAGCTGTGGCAGCTGGACAACTGGACATCTATTG GGACGCAGGATGTTATCCCTGGGATGTTTGC GCGGCAGCCATAATTCTTAATGAGACTGGTGGTTTTTTCGCCGGTGGAAAGGATTCGCTAGATGCTCCAGTCGGCCGAATCATGATGGGTAGGCGCTATATCTTTGTCCGCGCAGTTCCTGCCACAGAG TCCGAGTCGTCATCACAGATTCAGCATCGTCTCGCAAGGGAACTTTATGATGTTGTGGAGGAATGGACAAATGAAGATATGATGGATTAA
- a CDS encoding zinc finger protein 207, putative, translating into MGKKKRSQVFVLKPWCWYCEREFEDDKVLLQHQKSKHFKCQLCPRKLNTAGGLMVHSQQVHKCDPEPLTNTLPGRDGYDIEIFGMEGVPANAQAEWKARKEAEAGTALLAAAAAAKRPRNSYNVIPEADLRAALAQHKVLMAARNKAAPATPFPPFMGAPPPFPPGFPPAGAPPFAGMPPPLPPGAIPPFAPPGVRPPFPPPGPSPFTSAGNAPDGLVSTPTFSSVNPPNFVPSTSGSGLAETNVLPSKDGVIWPDTAASPYEKRAQQPRYRYASPAHRVEEEDGSAAGRKRKAAADFL; encoded by the exons ATGGGtaaaaagaagagatccCAGGTCTTT GTCCTTAAGCCATGGTGTTGGTACTGTGAACgagagtttgaggatgacaAAG TCCTTCTGCAACATCAAAAATCCAAGCACTTCAAGTGTCAGCTTTGTCCCAGAAAACTGAAC ACGGCTGGTGGTTTGATGGTACATAGTCAGCAAGTGCACAAATGTGATCCCGAACC ACTCACAAACACGCTTCCCGGTCGGGATGGTTATGATATTGAAATTTTCGGTATGGAGGGCGTGCCTGCGAATGCACAGGCAGAatggaaggcaaggaaagaagcCGAGGCCGGAACAGCTTTGCTTGCggctgccgctgctgccaaGCGTCCGCGAAACTCTTACAATGTCATTCCAGAGGCAGATTTGCGAGCTGCCTTGGCCCAACACAAGGTCTTGATGGCGGCAAGGAACAAAGCTGCTCCTGCCACCCCTTTTCCACCGTTTATGGgcgctcctcctcccttccccccAGG TTTCCCACCTGCTGGGGCGCCGCCTTTTGCTGGGATGCCACCCCCTTTGCCTCCAGGCGCCATACCCCCTTTTGC TCCCCCTGGTGTACGCCCTCCATTCCCTCCCCCTGGGCCATCTCCGTTTACTTCCGCTGGCAATGCGCCAGATGGTCTGGTATCCACACCCACATTCAGTTCTGTGAACCCTCCTAATTTCGTTCCTTCAACGAGTGGTTCAGGTCTTGCTGAGACCAATGTGTTGCCGAGTAAAGATGGCGTTATTTGGCCGGATACTGCAGCATCTCCG TACGAAAAACGAGCCCAACAACCGCGATATAGATATGCGTCGCCCGCTCATCgggttgaggaagaggatggcaGTGCCGctgggagaaagagaaaggctGCTGCCGATTTTTTGTAA
- a CDS encoding ribosomal protein L6, putative: MTARPVVSLARQIHSSAVRRSQVGKVPIPIPPSVVLALPASSVPPHVHPGSPEAHRVFTVSGPLGSTTLPISPSVILTPPTPSASTLTISVHDPAVKTQRSVWGLTRTLISNAVTGVSAGFNLEVKLVGVGYRAAIEPIPQVFIDLAKQTSSLPTDALPRERLNIKLGFAHPVLIDIPPQIKVTVPEPTKIMLSGTDKQKLGQFAATIRQWRKPEPYRGKGIFVGGETIRLKEVKKK, encoded by the exons ATGACTGCCAGACCCGTTGTCTCACTAGCACGCCAAATCCACTCCTCCGCGGTCCGCAGGTCCCAGGTCGGCAAGGTCCCCATCCCTATCCCGCCATCAGTCGTCCTTGCTCTTCCAGCGTCCTCTGTCCCCCCTCATGTCCATCCCGGCTCCCCCGAAGCGCATCGCGTCTTCACTGTGTCCGGTCCCTTAGGATCCACTACATTGCCTATATCCCCATCAGTGATTCTTACCCCACCCACCCCCTCAGCATCCACTCTCACTATCTCTGTTCATGATCCGGCCGTCAAAACTCAACGAAGCGTTTGGGGTCTTACACGTACGCTCATTAGTAACGCGGTTACGGGTGTCTCAGCTGGCTTTAACCTTGAAGTTAAACTGGTGGGCGTTGGTTATCGAGCGGCCATTGAACCTATTCCTCAAGTCTTTATAGACCTCGCTAAACAGACGTCTTCTCTACCGACGGATGCTCTCCCCCGCGAACGTCTTAATATCAAGCTGGGCTTTGCCCATCCCGTCCTTATCGATATACCTCCCCAAATCAAGGTCACAGTGCCCGAACCAACCAAAATCATGTTAAGCGGGACAGATAAGCAGAAACTGGGTCAGTTTGCTGCTACGATCCGTCAATGGAGAAAGCCGGAGCCTTATCGTGGAAAA GGTATCTTTGTGGGCGGCGAAACCATTCGACTCAAAGAGGTCAAGAAAAAGTAG
- a CDS encoding expressed protein: METSSSLQRLKVADLRSKCKELKLANYSKLPKPQLIQHILEAQNLASSTSFTSVTSYITEEQDNHFRSRAEAFKPISQESTKHLKVTFDITQHDQAHCLLDPVPGDSSHLTASTNQKRLPSGGRLQQQAAKSVSLKVASNSVGLPSFPNAFTKTNSEPHSPGLAAMNKSMLLSPSMPNARHISAFTSSQSGSYTALVRKKKLQGTNPAHHVTPIIAASLSSSASMTIPCPLPITPAKRVTQMENHFLNTLFISLNRYRTDPILSPPFPSSIRRKTHRIDPTTHLAFQGIHPSLYTSANELAFHVSVRFWVFRIHTEMLQGCSEAWSVLGAASGLMTADLCRWPTVTECRRVSQDIWLVRTEANGLDSLYDHTSKVSITSSNGDMIQQTYLVLEATGEVVAESSSLQQDTHVIEGCAIRPDWFFYIQNTTSLGVGSSVFRYVKTKDDHEYPQGISKCWRQQVMKKGDSKSVLDVAERAVLTSCSLNSISGRKMTIVDMDAEQRGYCSTVLTPSGNLEAVSLYLPQEQHVMSVHIPLDSYHPNLAFVHRRSGITEYVLKDTGQVVGDENCGISPLWQGLLGCNDRGDKDDGRMEEFWKDWETRLWM; encoded by the exons ATGgaaacatcttcatctcttcaacgCCTCAAGGTAGCGGATTTACGATCCAAATGCAAAGAG CTCAAACTAGCCAACTATTCAAAACTTCCGAAACCTCAACTAATTCAGCATATACTTGAAGCTCAAAATCTCGCCTCGTCAACAAGCTTCACATCAGTGACAAGTTATATTACTGAAGAACAAGACAACCATTTTCGATCCAGAGCTGAAGCTTTTAAGCCCATCAGTCAGGAATCGACAAAACACCTCAAAGTCACATTCGATATAACTCAGCATGACCAAGCACATTGCCTGTTGGATCCAGTCCCTGGAGATTCTTCACACTTGACAGCAAGCACGAATCAAAAGCGTCTTCCTTCAGGAGGTCGATTGCAGCAGCAAGCCGCAAAATCCGTATCGTTAAAAGTAGCATCGAATTCCGTAGGACTACCATCATTTCCAAACGCCTTTACTAAAACAAATTCCGAACCTCACTCACCTGGTTTAGCAGCCATGAACAAGAGCATGCTTCTATCGCCTAGCATGCCAAATGCTCGTCACATTAGCGCATTCACATCTTCGCAATCAGGTTCATATACTGCTTTAgtaagaaaaaagaagctcCAGGGGACAAATCCAGCACATCATGTAACGCCTATCATTGCAGCAAGCTTGTCCTCATCGGCATCAATGACCATACCTTGCCCTCTGCCTATAACGCCTGCTAAACGAGTGACTCAGATGGAAAACCATTTCCTGAACACCTTATTCATAAGCCTCAATCGTTATCGCACAGATCCCATCCTAAGTCCGcctttcccttcatctATCCGCAGAAAAACACACAGAATCGACCCAACTACCCATCTTGCTTTTCAGGGTATACATCCTTCACTCTATACGTCCGCCAATGAGCTTGCATTCCACGTTTCTGTCCGATTCTGGGTATTCCGAATTCACACAGAGATGCTGCAAGGCTGTAGCGAAGCCTGGAGCGTGTTAGGCGCTGCTTCGGGGCTGATGACAGCTGATTTATGTAGGTGGCCTACAGTCACAGAATGCAGAAGGGTATCTCAAGATATATGGTTGGTTCGGACCGAAGCGAATGGTTTAGATTCGCTTTACGACCATACAAGCAAAGTATCCATTACTTCATCTAATGGAGATATGATCCAACAAACTTATCTGGTGTTGGAGGCGACCGGCGAAGTTGTCGCTGAAAGTAGCAGTCTCCAACAAGACACTCACGTAATTGAAGGATGTGCCATTCGACCTGATTGGTTCTTCTACATTCAGAATACAACAAGCTTAGGCGTTGGGTCCTCTGTCTTCCGTTATGTGAAAACTAAGGATGATCATGAGTATCCTCAAGGCATCTCCAAATGCTGGCGACAGCAAGTtatgaagaaaggagatTCGAAAAGTGTGCTAGATGTGGCAGAACGAGCTGTTCTGACAAGCTGTTCTTTAAACAG TATAAGCGGTCGGAAAATGACGATTGTAGACATGGATGCTGAACAACGAGGCTATTGTAGCACAGTTTTAACACCTTCAGGTAACTTAGAGGCCGTCTCGCTGTATTTACCACA AGAGCAACATGTGATGTCGGTACACATCCCACTTGATTCTTATCATCCCAATCTCGCTTTTGTCCATCGACGATCGGGCATCACAGAATACGTGTTGAAGGATACGGGCCAAGTAGTCGGTGACGAGAACTGCGGCATTTCACCGTTATGGCAAGGACTGTTGGGATGTAACGATCGAGGTGATAAAGACGACGGACGGATGGAGGAGTTTTGGAAAGACTGGGAAACCAGACTATGGATGTGA
- a CDS encoding cAMP-dependent protein kinase, putative, translating into MEPAPYSVRYRILCDLLDSHTALAYDNAFIVDGESGICLAEDEKAAVLDTVLLRNWNGETSCLDSVTFNILERNRLKHDDFDVIGCLGDGQFGVVEAVRFKMSGQVFAMKTIEKTVAKRAGRQLSLSLERHVHRLSNSSSLSPCPNLVAAFQTELSLHLITTYAECGSLWNRMCALFSDTKYAGRMLEGEIQWWGAQMVSAIGWLHNHNIVHRDIKPHNFLIKSDHHLQITDFGSAAPLYFTFPDETPCVPWQFCVQPVGTPDYLAPEVLILAEQAVIESKQVHQTSGSHILQHSEKKGYSASIDWWSLGSTLYEMATGKPPFFAETIHETYEKLITFRSDDLSFPTYLSSELVLLLKGLINVPVKRLSTATMIQKSPFFQPIGWIDNFPKFFYSPLVLPDMLGNEQLQTNFQQSIQEDEFTLNHFFDYSDISSVHLTPVSPSSSAPPVWSQWVGWSFHPDPKSLEVISAADNSSGNDAFMTPIRNKLTTCPFTPDIMNRPPAPLLPSTHSTKKQVFQELLHCVQMSAKKHMMRGKVKTKSFTKDTSCISLLSDPGMVLIETGVSHQQLQERHDVLCGQLHHLDRQLFKLHKLLKS; encoded by the exons ATGGAGCCTGCTCCTTACAGTGTCCGATATCGTATCTTATGCGACTTGCTCGACAGCCATACGGCGCTGGCTTACGACAATGCCTTCATTGTTGACGGAGAATCAGGCATCTGCCTTGCCGAAGACGAGAAAGCGGCGGTATTGGACACTGTGCTGCTTCGCAACTGGAATGGTGAAACATCGTGTTTAGATTCTGTCA CTTTCAATATACTTGAGCGTAATCGCCTCAAACATGATGATTTCGACGTTATAGGCTGTTTAGGCGATGGACAGTTTGGGGTA GTGGAAGCCGTGAGATTTAAGATGAGCGGGCAAGTGTTTGCTATGAAAACCATCGAAAAGACTGTGGCTAAACGTGCTGGACGA CAGCTGTCTTTATCGCTGGAACGCCATGTTCATAGGCTTTCCAATTCATCCTCTTTGTCACCATGTCCAAATCTGGTTGCAGCATTCCAGACAGAGCtatctcttcatctgatCACTACCTATGCTGAATGTGGTTCTCTGTGGAATCGGATGTGTGCCCTCTTCTCTGATACCAAGTACGCTGGGCGCATgcttgaaggagaaatCCAGTGGTGGGGAGCTCAGATGGTCAGTGCTATCGGGTGGCTTCATAACCATAACATAGTGCACCG TGACATCAAACCACACAATTTTTTAATTAAATCAGATCATCATCTACAAATCACTGACTTTGGCTCAGCAGCCCCACTCTACTTCACTTTTCCTGATGAAACACCTTGTGTCCCTTGGCAGTTCTGTGTCCAGCCAGTTGGGACACCAGATTACCTTGCACCTGAGGTACTGATCTTAGCTGAACAAGCTGTGATTGAATCAAAACAAGTGCATCAAACATCTGGCAGCCATATACTTCAGCATtcagaaaagaaaggataCAGCGCCAGCATTGATTGGTGGAGTTTAGGGTCAACTCTGTATGAGATGGCAACAGGGAAGCCTCCTTTCTTTGCTGAGACAATCCATGAAACATATGAAAAACTTATCACATTCAGA AGTGATGATTTGTCATTTCCTACTTATCTGTCATCAGAATTAGTTTTGCTTCTAAAAGG TTTGATCAATGTACCAGTCAAAAGATTGTCAACTGCTACAATGATACAAAAATCCCCATTCTTCCAACCTATAGGCTGGATTGATAATTTTCCCA AATTTTTTTATTCACCATTGGTATTACCTGATATGCTTGGCAATGAGCAACTTCAGACAAACTTTCAACAATCAATCCAGGAAGACGAGTTCACTCTCAACCATTTCTTTGACTACTCAGACATCTCCTCAGTCCACCTTACTCCAGtctcaccatcttcttctgccccTCCTGTCTGGTCCCAATGGGTTGGCTGGTCATTCCATCCTGACCCAAAAAGCCTTGAAGTCATCTCAGCAGCAGATAATTCTTCTGGAAATGATGCTTTTATGACCCCAATTCGAAATAAACTGACAACATGCCCATTCACTCCAGACATCATGAATCGACCACCTGCACCATTATTGCCCTCTACTCACAGCACAAAAAAACAAGTTTTTCAAGAGCTCTTACATTGTGTACAAATGAGTGCCAAAAAGCATATGATGAG AGGCAAGGTGAAAACAAAATCATTCACCAAAGACACATCCTGTATTAGTTTGTTATCTGATCCTGGTATGGTATTGATTGAAACAGGAGTTTCACATCAACAGCTGCAAGAAAGGCATGATGTCTTATGTGGACAGTTACAT CACCTTGATCGACAGCTGTTCAAATTGCACAAGCTATTGAAGAGCTGA
- a CDS encoding cAMP-dependent protein kinase, putative, translating into MEPAPYSVRYRILCDLLDSHTALAYDNAFIVDGESGICLAEDEKAAVLDTVLLRNWNGETSCLDSVTFNILERNRLKHDDFDVIGCLGDGQFGVVEAVRFKMSGQVFAMKTIEKTVAKRAGRLSLSLERHVHRLSNSSSLSPCPNLVAAFQTELSLHLITTYAECGSLWNRMCALFSDTKYAGRMLEGEIQWWGAQMVSAIGWLHNHNIVHRDIKPHNFLIKSDHHLQITDFGSAAPLYFTFPDETPCVPWQFCVQPVGTPDYLAPEVLILAEQAVIESKQVHQTSGSHILQHSEKKGYSASIDWWSLGSTLYEMATGKPPFFAETIHETYEKLITFRSDDLSFPTYLSSELVLLLKGLINVPVKRLSTATMIQKSPFFQPIGWIDNFPKFFYSPLVLPDMLGNEQLQTNFQQSIQEDEFTLNHFFDYSDISSVHLTPVSPSSSAPPVWSQWVGWSFHPDPKSLEVISAADNSSGNDAFMTPIRNKLTTCPFTPDIMNRPPAPLLPSTHSTKKQVFQELLHCVQMSAKKHMMRGKVKTKSFTKDTSCISLLSDPGMVLIETGVSHQQLQERHDVLCGQLHHLDRQLFKLHKLLKS; encoded by the exons ATGGAGCCTGCTCCTTACAGTGTCCGATATCGTATCTTATGCGACTTGCTCGACAGCCATACGGCGCTGGCTTACGACAATGCCTTCATTGTTGACGGAGAATCAGGCATCTGCCTTGCCGAAGACGAGAAAGCGGCGGTATTGGACACTGTGCTGCTTCGCAACTGGAATGGTGAAACATCGTGTTTAGATTCTGTCA CTTTCAATATACTTGAGCGTAATCGCCTCAAACATGATGATTTCGACGTTATAGGCTGTTTAGGCGATGGACAGTTTGGGGTA GTGGAAGCCGTGAGATTTAAGATGAGCGGGCAAGTGTTTGCTATGAAAACCATCGAAAAGACTGTGGCTAAACGTGCTGGACGA CTGTCTTTATCGCTGGAACGCCATGTTCATAGGCTTTCCAATTCATCCTCTTTGTCACCATGTCCAAATCTGGTTGCAGCATTCCAGACAGAGCtatctcttcatctgatCACTACCTATGCTGAATGTGGTTCTCTGTGGAATCGGATGTGTGCCCTCTTCTCTGATACCAAGTACGCTGGGCGCATgcttgaaggagaaatCCAGTGGTGGGGAGCTCAGATGGTCAGTGCTATCGGGTGGCTTCATAACCATAACATAGTGCACCG TGACATCAAACCACACAATTTTTTAATTAAATCAGATCATCATCTACAAATCACTGACTTTGGCTCAGCAGCCCCACTCTACTTCACTTTTCCTGATGAAACACCTTGTGTCCCTTGGCAGTTCTGTGTCCAGCCAGTTGGGACACCAGATTACCTTGCACCTGAGGTACTGATCTTAGCTGAACAAGCTGTGATTGAATCAAAACAAGTGCATCAAACATCTGGCAGCCATATACTTCAGCATtcagaaaagaaaggataCAGCGCCAGCATTGATTGGTGGAGTTTAGGGTCAACTCTGTATGAGATGGCAACAGGGAAGCCTCCTTTCTTTGCTGAGACAATCCATGAAACATATGAAAAACTTATCACATTCAGA AGTGATGATTTGTCATTTCCTACTTATCTGTCATCAGAATTAGTTTTGCTTCTAAAAGG TTTGATCAATGTACCAGTCAAAAGATTGTCAACTGCTACAATGATACAAAAATCCCCATTCTTCCAACCTATAGGCTGGATTGATAATTTTCCCA AATTTTTTTATTCACCATTGGTATTACCTGATATGCTTGGCAATGAGCAACTTCAGACAAACTTTCAACAATCAATCCAGGAAGACGAGTTCACTCTCAACCATTTCTTTGACTACTCAGACATCTCCTCAGTCCACCTTACTCCAGtctcaccatcttcttctgccccTCCTGTCTGGTCCCAATGGGTTGGCTGGTCATTCCATCCTGACCCAAAAAGCCTTGAAGTCATCTCAGCAGCAGATAATTCTTCTGGAAATGATGCTTTTATGACCCCAATTCGAAATAAACTGACAACATGCCCATTCACTCCAGACATCATGAATCGACCACCTGCACCATTATTGCCCTCTACTCACAGCACAAAAAAACAAGTTTTTCAAGAGCTCTTACATTGTGTACAAATGAGTGCCAAAAAGCATATGATGAG AGGCAAGGTGAAAACAAAATCATTCACCAAAGACACATCCTGTATTAGTTTGTTATCTGATCCTGGTATGGTATTGATTGAAACAGGAGTTTCACATCAACAGCTGCAAGAAAGGCATGATGTCTTATGTGGACAGTTACAT CACCTTGATCGACAGCTGTTCAAATTGCACAAGCTATTGAAGAGCTGA